From Leptospira venezuelensis, a single genomic window includes:
- a CDS encoding peptide chain release factor family protein, translated as MAVLFPVSPEKANLLLSRMRKLGIQESDIEETFVRSGGKGGQNVNKVSTAVRLYYKKKDIEIKCSIHRTQGLNRYKARMLLCDKIEAEILEASKIEDPKLTKIRKAKADKARKAKRKAASKVVASLKRKTGPEDWNEEY; from the coding sequence ATGGCCGTTCTATTCCCTGTCTCTCCCGAAAAAGCGAATCTTCTTCTTTCCAGAATGAGAAAGTTAGGGATACAAGAATCCGATATAGAGGAAACTTTTGTAAGAAGTGGAGGCAAAGGAGGACAGAATGTAAACAAGGTTTCGACTGCTGTCCGACTATATTATAAAAAGAAAGACATCGAAATTAAATGTTCCATTCATCGCACCCAAGGTTTAAACAGATATAAAGCAAGAATGCTTCTTTGTGATAAAATAGAGGCTGAAATTTTAGAAGCTTCCAAAATTGAAGATCCTAAACTTACAAAGATCAGAAAGGCTAAAGCGGACAAAGCCAGAAAAGCAAAAAGAAAGGCTGCATCAAAGGTCGTGGCAAGTCTAAAAAGAAAAACCGGTCCAGAGGATTGGAACGAAGAATATTGA
- the rpmB gene encoding 50S ribosomal protein L28, with the protein MARKCVVTGKGTIAGNNVSHSHLKTRRTWKINLIKKRIFLEDENRWVTVRISTRALRTLKKKGIKAAIKDNGESLKALAPKKHVGIQKKAI; encoded by the coding sequence ATGGCCAGAAAATGTGTTGTGACAGGGAAAGGTACGATAGCAGGAAACAATGTTTCCCACTCTCACCTTAAAACCCGTAGAACCTGGAAAATCAACCTAATCAAAAAACGTATCTTCTTGGAAGATGAGAATCGTTGGGTAACCGTTCGTATCTCTACCCGCGCTTTAAGAACCCTTAAAAAGAAAGGGATCAAAGCTGCGATCAAAGATAACGGCGAATCACTAAAAGCACTTGCCCCGAAAAAGCACGTCGGAATCCAAAAAAAGGCAATCTAG
- a CDS encoding acyl-CoA thioesterase, with translation MSVEVFLDEKIQGMELSTQHIVMSRDLNQHGFLFGGQMLAWIDEGCAMFVIEKIGYSNLVTVTMDNVIFKSPGLLGEIIQIFSKIEKVGKSSITIRSAAIAKNQMKKEIREIIDCRVTYVCLDDSGKPFPYFSQFDPDEFLKK, from the coding sequence ATGAGCGTAGAAGTCTTTTTAGATGAAAAAATCCAAGGAATGGAATTAAGCACTCAACATATAGTCATGTCCAGGGATTTAAACCAGCATGGTTTTCTCTTCGGAGGACAGATGCTTGCCTGGATCGACGAAGGTTGTGCAATGTTCGTTATCGAAAAAATTGGATATTCTAATCTTGTTACAGTAACAATGGATAACGTGATCTTTAAAAGCCCAGGTTTGCTCGGAGAGATCATTCAAATTTTTTCAAAAATAGAAAAAGTTGGAAAGAGTTCCATCACCATCCGAAGTGCGGCCATTGCAAAAAATCAGATGAAAAAAGAAATAAGAGAGATCATAGATTGTAGGGTAACATACGTCTGTTTGGATGATTCCGGAAAACCATTCCCTTATTTCAGTCAATTTGATCCGGATGAATTCCTAAAAAAATAA
- a CDS encoding LIC11755 family lipoprotein: MQTILYAIAFIILFISASCKQDSGTELVWNETEKSVHFQYDPIFAKVPRLVSDLVQENGQACFISGEDPNFKIRICIEETGISQFSEVFSAWKEGALVPEFSSRLSDDSDYKIGTYPSSEIKRMIEGSGFALIGDKELKSLRIGAQVWDRTNFNLRNHLKTFSIFTFSNGTVLLVHSAIEKSEVYLGLSFKAPRFEKEIQNLIRAKNQIGLENCTSSLPIVTEIFGEPSGIGRWIEIYNPNTIPICEEGLEFNLFGNKALIPKTTGFISPNETRIYSEESASLESISISGMKWGDLKKAGKISIGIPDKSFEFNLPGTGYLFEDAYYSWKGKSFSNCEIISLFCMDPGENRNSNLESELTCDPKDFILEELNPNGLKHKGVLQEGWKYLDLVYLGTKVCDPSSLKISWGKNLFPIKLSKKISQGEIISIGNLPFLLGDPSYSIASFKSVTSSDIVSLSNSNGKEKVLWDGLFRTSKGIPTRVILQKTNGETVSICFENGQAFLHPDLTPESHTNTDSQIPFLQSSIPAENSRTSPARIFCFRSETIGRARFSEISWMGSYLGADPVSKDRFLEFVSDTENSPDSAYLEIIQGNGTIVSILLPLEKGGLSLLSSGKSTCFPDTDFWKDSNFSLPSSGSNRLKVYDPYTGEYWDEFSYSSSGPGVNDTRNKIRKSAYSKMESGQRVWSVSSYAGRPNRDPNCLLTDAHPGFLE, encoded by the coding sequence ATGCAAACAATCTTATATGCTATCGCTTTCATTATACTTTTCATTTCCGCTTCTTGTAAGCAAGACTCTGGCACTGAACTAGTCTGGAATGAAACTGAAAAGTCAGTCCATTTTCAATACGATCCAATCTTCGCAAAAGTTCCGAGGCTTGTTTCAGATCTAGTCCAAGAGAACGGCCAAGCATGTTTCATTTCGGGAGAAGATCCAAATTTTAAAATTCGGATCTGCATTGAGGAAACAGGAATTTCGCAATTCTCAGAAGTTTTTTCTGCCTGGAAAGAAGGGGCCTTGGTCCCTGAATTCAGTTCCAGGCTATCGGACGATTCTGATTATAAAATTGGAACTTATCCATCTTCTGAGATTAAGAGGATGATCGAAGGTTCTGGATTTGCACTGATTGGTGATAAAGAATTAAAGTCTCTACGCATTGGAGCTCAAGTCTGGGATCGAACTAATTTTAATCTTAGAAATCATCTTAAAACTTTTAGTATATTCACATTTTCAAATGGAACTGTTCTTTTAGTTCATTCTGCTATTGAAAAATCAGAAGTATATCTTGGACTTTCTTTCAAGGCTCCAAGATTTGAAAAAGAGATCCAAAATCTTATCAGAGCTAAAAATCAAATTGGATTAGAAAACTGCACATCTTCCCTTCCTATTGTCACAGAAATTTTTGGTGAACCTTCAGGTATAGGAAGATGGATTGAGATCTATAATCCAAATACAATTCCGATTTGTGAAGAGGGATTAGAGTTTAATTTATTTGGTAACAAAGCCTTAATTCCTAAAACTACCGGTTTTATTTCTCCTAATGAAACTCGCATATATTCAGAAGAATCCGCTTCTTTAGAAAGTATCTCTATTTCAGGAATGAAATGGGGGGATTTGAAGAAGGCAGGTAAAATTTCAATAGGCATCCCTGATAAATCTTTCGAGTTCAATCTTCCTGGAACGGGATATTTATTTGAAGACGCTTATTATTCCTGGAAGGGAAAATCGTTCTCTAATTGTGAAATAATATCTCTGTTTTGTATGGATCCGGGAGAGAATCGAAATTCGAATCTTGAAAGTGAGCTAACCTGTGATCCAAAGGATTTTATATTAGAAGAGCTGAACCCGAATGGATTGAAGCATAAGGGAGTTTTACAAGAAGGTTGGAAATACTTAGATCTTGTATATCTAGGTACTAAGGTTTGTGATCCTTCTTCTTTAAAAATTTCGTGGGGAAAAAATCTTTTTCCGATCAAGCTTTCTAAAAAGATCTCACAAGGAGAAATTATAAGTATTGGTAATTTGCCTTTTCTGTTAGGGGATCCTTCTTATTCTATTGCGTCTTTTAAATCTGTTACCTCGAGTGATATAGTTTCCCTTTCAAATAGTAATGGAAAGGAGAAGGTTCTCTGGGACGGACTCTTTAGAACATCTAAAGGTATTCCTACTCGAGTCATCCTCCAAAAAACAAATGGAGAAACTGTGAGCATTTGTTTTGAGAATGGTCAGGCATTTCTTCATCCAGATTTGACTCCGGAATCCCATACAAATACAGATTCGCAGATTCCTTTTTTACAATCATCTATACCTGCCGAAAATTCCAGGACTTCCCCTGCTAGAATATTTTGTTTCAGATCAGAAACTATTGGTAGAGCGAGATTTTCAGAAATTTCGTGGATGGGTTCCTATCTTGGAGCCGATCCGGTTTCCAAGGATAGATTTTTAGAATTTGTATCTGACACTGAAAACTCTCCTGATTCTGCATATTTAGAGATCATTCAAGGGAATGGAACTATAGTTTCTATTCTTCTGCCATTAGAGAAAGGAGGTTTAAGTTTACTTTCTTCCGGAAAGTCGACTTGTTTTCCTGATACAGATTTTTGGAAGGATTCAAATTTTAGCCTACCTTCTTCCGGATCGAATCGGTTGAAAGTCTATGATCCATATACAGGAGAATATTGGGATGAGTTTAGCTACAGCTCTTCGGGCCCTGGAGTAAATGATACTCGAAACAAAATTCGAAAATCTGCATATTCTAAAATGGAATCGGGGCAAAGGGTTTGGTCAGTAAGTTCTTACGCCGGAAGGCCTAATAGAGATCCTAATTGCCTGCTTACAGATGCCCATCCTGGTTTTCTGGAATAA
- a CDS encoding LA_2168 family protein, with protein MKRLFFLVLFLYAQILSSEEIQNPSLQIYFQWILFRTQGRISEEKELSRISALTSPAVFGFNFEKSTEKFRTNLEWNLVTTANSGTFFLPGKNSYFGILYKGFLWGAGRKSDLEEFPAWSSWKDGVEGLFAETDLDRIKIRFDFLDLYRGFPLLENQWLKLQGREYFLPKQARDELVSDKEPALSSQSRYRAGISLTGNKEDRLVYRFRVRYLSLGNWGRFGSDTKESKTETIEGDRDYLVEWRFGLGFLWNCFYISGDFFLSRGLDKTGYHPSRSERSIPISGEALRFDLGFYNSYGKISVFGFLPDREKRSSQGEVLEMGFIGMGASPISNPILQQVWGFYPSAWITDNGLEREESNFPGKRPANLFGWKAEGKFFGISPGIHFTYIAFLNEENSSSGLWTISAKNLQDRFLREGGLSIAWSPLEDDSSKIELDLGGFESDEQTGLKQWYMLFRIGGVWK; from the coding sequence ATGAAAAGACTCTTCTTCTTAGTTCTATTTTTATATGCTCAAATTTTATCTTCAGAGGAAATTCAGAATCCGTCTTTGCAAATCTATTTCCAATGGATCTTGTTTAGGACACAAGGACGGATCTCGGAAGAGAAGGAGTTGTCCAGGATTTCAGCATTAACTTCGCCTGCTGTATTCGGTTTTAATTTTGAGAAGTCTACGGAGAAGTTTAGAACAAACTTAGAATGGAATCTGGTTACTACAGCAAATTCTGGAACATTCTTTTTACCTGGAAAAAACTCATATTTCGGAATTCTTTACAAAGGGTTTTTATGGGGAGCCGGTAGAAAATCGGATTTGGAAGAATTTCCAGCCTGGTCCTCTTGGAAAGATGGGGTTGAAGGTCTATTTGCGGAAACTGATTTGGATCGGATTAAGATCAGATTCGATTTTTTGGATTTATACAGAGGATTTCCTTTATTAGAGAACCAATGGTTAAAATTGCAAGGAAGAGAATATTTTCTTCCGAAACAGGCAAGAGATGAATTAGTTTCTGATAAGGAACCTGCACTTTCCTCTCAATCTAGATATAGAGCTGGGATAAGTCTGACCGGAAACAAAGAAGATCGTTTAGTATATAGATTCAGGGTGCGTTATCTCTCTTTAGGAAACTGGGGCAGATTTGGCTCAGATACAAAAGAATCCAAAACAGAAACAATAGAAGGAGACAGAGATTATCTTGTAGAATGGAGATTTGGACTCGGATTTCTTTGGAACTGTTTTTATATTTCCGGCGACTTTTTCCTTTCCAGAGGATTAGACAAAACCGGATACCATCCTTCTCGTTCTGAAAGATCCATACCGATCAGCGGAGAGGCTCTTAGATTTGATTTAGGTTTTTATAATTCTTACGGAAAAATATCTGTCTTTGGATTTTTGCCGGATAGAGAAAAAAGATCTTCTCAAGGTGAAGTTTTAGAAATGGGTTTTATAGGAATGGGAGCTTCTCCTATTTCAAACCCAATCTTGCAACAGGTTTGGGGATTTTATCCTTCAGCATGGATCACAGACAATGGGTTAGAAAGAGAAGAATCCAATTTTCCTGGGAAACGACCTGCAAATCTATTTGGGTGGAAGGCAGAAGGAAAGTTTTTTGGAATTTCTCCAGGGATCCATTTTACCTATATCGCATTTTTGAATGAGGAAAATTCTTCCTCCGGTCTTTGGACTATTTCTGCCAAAAATCTACAAGATAGATTTTTGAGAGAGGGAGGCCTAAGTATTGCTTGGTCTCCATTAGAAGATGACTCCTCAAAGATCGAATTAGATCTCGGGGGTTTTGAATCTGACGAACAAACAGGATTAAAACAATGGTACATGCTCTTTCGGATCGGAGGAGTTTGGAAATGA
- a CDS encoding TIGR00730 family Rossman fold protein produces MGRTSLEHEEFLKSIDAFHLRVLAEIDYPQSLFRDGKIQDTICIFGSARILSPEECREKETKNLSESEKKLFQKQKEMSVYYEDARKTAALITSWGKEISKETRRMAVCTGGGPGIMEAANRGAKEAGGPSLGLNIRLPFEQFVNPYVDPDISVEFHYFFMRKLWFLRLSMGVVAFPGGFGTVDELFETLTLIQTGRNNRKIPVILYGTKFWREIFHLESMIDYGLIDPEDLDLMTYCDTPEDVLETLKKKVPLDLD; encoded by the coding sequence ATGGGAAGAACGTCCTTAGAACATGAAGAGTTTTTAAAATCCATAGATGCGTTCCATCTAAGGGTTCTTGCGGAGATTGATTATCCTCAGTCCTTATTCAGAGACGGAAAGATCCAGGATACGATCTGCATTTTTGGATCTGCTCGGATCTTAAGCCCCGAAGAATGTAGAGAGAAGGAAACTAAAAATCTCTCTGAATCAGAAAAGAAATTATTCCAAAAACAAAAAGAGATGTCCGTTTATTATGAGGACGCTCGCAAGACTGCAGCATTAATCACTTCTTGGGGAAAGGAAATTTCAAAAGAAACCAGAAGAATGGCTGTCTGCACGGGTGGAGGCCCAGGAATTATGGAGGCTGCCAACAGAGGTGCTAAAGAAGCAGGCGGCCCAAGCTTAGGCTTGAATATCAGACTTCCTTTCGAACAATTCGTAAATCCTTATGTAGATCCTGATATTAGCGTTGAATTCCATTATTTCTTCATGAGGAAACTTTGGTTTCTCCGATTGTCCATGGGAGTAGTAGCATTTCCTGGCGGCTTTGGCACTGTAGATGAATTATTCGAGACCTTGACCCTGATCCAAACTGGTCGTAATAACCGAAAGATCCCAGTGATACTTTATGGTACTAAGTTCTGGAGAGAAATATTCCATCTAGAAAGTATGATAGATTATGGACTTATTGATCCAGAAGACCTGGATTTAATGACCTATTGCGATACACCGGAAGATGTTCTGGAAACATTAAAGAAGAAAGTTCCGCTCGATTTGGACTAA
- the uvrC gene encoding excinuclease ABC subunit UvrC yields the protein MPEVVNHTLIVEKLKNLTGSPGCYLWKNSEGEVIYVGKAKNLDKRIRNYLKEKQTDLKTRYLQREIFDLDWFATSTEKEALILEATLIKKHNPRYNVRLKDDKKYPYICVSLSEPYPMVSITRKIKDNGDRYFGPFTDVRTTREILDVILRIFPIRKVRQKLPLPKPKRPCLNFQMGRCLGPCQGTVPEDEYAVIVNQIIQFLEGKKEILATELTKRMDEYSGKMEFEIAARYRDMLGRLQIFRQKQTVVSMDGGDEDVIAFARKEDEGQVVLMEVRGGLLDNKKSFPLQGVQNSTEEEILSSFFRDYYMGAGLIPASIVVPFGLKEEGETVLDFLQEKTGFRPKLRFPKAGEKKSLLKIAEKNAELGLTERLLATHYKDQTVALKEIQDMFQLKEPPHIIECYDISHFQGSFPVASGVMFVEGKPFKQGYRKYNIRGYEGINDPGMMHEVISRRLQRIINEDGVMPDLIVIDGGPTQLGKACEAAVEAGAANLPMVGLAKKREEIYFPGESSPYSFDMNSPGMRLLRHLRDEAHRFGVEHHRSRRNREALTGLIREVPDIGLKRSKLLLQSFSGQKKIEEANIVELMKVPGIGEALAEKIYNYFHSASSPAIPDGTKIPENSDSNS from the coding sequence ATGCCTGAAGTAGTCAATCATACTCTGATTGTAGAAAAACTCAAAAACCTAACTGGTTCTCCTGGATGTTATCTCTGGAAGAATTCAGAAGGTGAGGTGATCTATGTAGGTAAGGCTAAAAATTTAGATAAGAGGATCCGTAATTATCTAAAAGAAAAACAAACTGATCTAAAAACCAGATACCTGCAGAGAGAAATTTTTGATCTGGATTGGTTTGCAACTTCTACAGAAAAAGAAGCTTTAATTTTAGAAGCAACTCTGATCAAAAAACATAATCCGAGATATAATGTTCGTCTAAAGGACGATAAAAAATATCCGTACATCTGTGTTTCACTTTCTGAACCTTATCCAATGGTGTCTATCACTCGCAAAATAAAGGATAACGGCGATCGATATTTTGGTCCTTTTACAGATGTAAGAACTACTCGTGAAATTTTAGATGTAATACTTCGTATTTTCCCCATTCGAAAGGTTAGACAAAAACTTCCACTTCCTAAGCCTAAACGACCTTGTTTGAATTTTCAAATGGGAAGATGTTTGGGGCCTTGCCAAGGAACAGTTCCTGAAGATGAATACGCCGTTATTGTAAACCAGATCATTCAATTTTTAGAAGGTAAAAAAGAGATCCTCGCGACCGAGCTCACCAAACGTATGGATGAGTATTCCGGCAAAATGGAATTCGAGATCGCCGCCAGATATCGGGATATGTTAGGAAGATTACAGATCTTCCGACAAAAACAAACTGTTGTGAGTATGGACGGTGGAGATGAGGATGTAATCGCTTTTGCTCGTAAAGAAGATGAAGGACAAGTAGTTCTCATGGAAGTCCGTGGTGGACTTTTAGATAATAAGAAATCTTTTCCGTTGCAAGGTGTGCAGAATTCCACAGAAGAAGAAATATTATCCTCCTTCTTCCGAGATTATTATATGGGAGCCGGGCTGATTCCCGCAAGTATAGTCGTTCCTTTCGGCTTAAAAGAAGAAGGGGAGACTGTATTGGATTTTCTACAAGAGAAGACTGGATTTAGACCTAAATTAAGATTTCCTAAAGCAGGAGAGAAAAAGTCTCTTTTAAAGATTGCAGAAAAGAACGCGGAACTTGGACTTACAGAAAGACTTCTTGCTACTCATTATAAGGACCAAACAGTCGCATTAAAAGAGATCCAAGATATGTTCCAACTCAAGGAACCTCCTCATATTATAGAATGTTATGATATTTCCCATTTCCAGGGATCTTTTCCTGTCGCAAGTGGCGTTATGTTTGTAGAAGGAAAACCATTCAAACAAGGATATCGAAAATATAATATCAGAGGTTATGAAGGTATTAACGATCCAGGAATGATGCATGAGGTCATTTCCAGAAGGCTGCAAAGAATCATTAATGAAGATGGAGTGATGCCTGATCTGATCGTGATTGATGGAGGTCCTACACAACTTGGAAAAGCATGTGAGGCAGCAGTGGAGGCGGGCGCTGCAAATCTTCCTATGGTGGGGCTTGCCAAAAAAAGAGAAGAGATCTATTTCCCTGGAGAAAGTTCTCCTTATAGTTTTGATATGAATTCTCCTGGGATGCGATTACTTCGTCATCTCAGAGATGAGGCGCATAGATTCGGAGTAGAACATCATCGATCTAGACGAAATCGAGAAGCTCTTACTGGTCTTATCAGAGAAGTTCCTGATATTGGTCTAAAAAGAAGTAAACTATTACTCCAATCCTTCTCCGGTCAGAAAAAGATTGAAGAGGCAAATATTGTTGAGCTCATGAAGGTCCCAGGTATTGGAGAAGCATTAGCTGAGAAAATTTATAATTATTTTCACTCCGCCTCAAGTCCGGCAATTCCAGACGGAACCAAAATTCCAGAAAACTCCGACTCTAATTCCTAA
- a CDS encoding phospholipase D-like domain-containing protein, translated as MRRFGLFLSIILCFYSCERTEEDVSIFWEDELYPKVFFSYPGRFVPLGKKRNVRDEILRIIRETERSIYMHIYSFDDPEIESELLLADKRGVRLELMGEWGKTYPNSILPFIGYWKGTGLQHTKVLVSDQSLVFLGTGNFTYYGLEQDHNGYLEFKLNQKEWENFHSFLREEYPFPVLKIGGLEFWNSPLEGNLIQSRLMDSVVSSAHSIQYLIFDHYDPILSSGFTRINHASISGIYNRPIDPEGNILSSMHRIEISEDGNEDILDDPTIGKGGLLHHKTMILDDLEVLTGSYNYSLSARDSNREILVRMNDSRVASKFKEEWKNIRNKAKPIEVYPSNLQVSTSNEYNFDTESEQICKSQIQPEDLFLEIGFVWFRWNNLYRWKEETCKSISEYESISSRNFGGKSEFPKDGVEDLGIQSFSRSGKLEFSIPKSGSMAAFYSAILKPSVFLRPSYFLGTEGAWIFQNESELAGLLFESSPNQVWILERGKLPKKLGVSVEEGVYYLSESVVSNSGVIILEYENFGLYFCYKAINYNLNWPEQILFAAFNFRETLSVSKEYYKSNLEFFAEQGFPNQRRKNLCVISL; from the coding sequence ATGAGGAGGTTTGGTTTATTCTTATCGATAATTCTTTGTTTCTATTCGTGTGAAAGAACTGAAGAAGACGTTTCGATTTTTTGGGAAGATGAATTATATCCTAAGGTTTTCTTTTCATATCCGGGTCGATTTGTTCCGCTTGGTAAAAAGAGAAATGTCCGAGATGAGATCCTACGTATCATTCGAGAAACAGAAAGATCCATTTATATGCATATCTATTCATTCGATGATCCTGAAATTGAATCCGAACTCTTATTAGCAGATAAAAGGGGAGTTCGTTTGGAACTTATGGGAGAATGGGGAAAAACATATCCAAATTCTATTCTACCATTTATAGGATATTGGAAAGGAACAGGATTACAACATACCAAGGTTTTGGTTTCAGATCAATCCTTGGTCTTTCTTGGAACCGGGAATTTTACTTATTATGGTTTGGAACAAGATCATAACGGATATTTGGAATTCAAACTGAATCAGAAAGAGTGGGAAAATTTTCACTCTTTCTTACGGGAAGAATATCCTTTTCCTGTTTTGAAAATTGGTGGATTAGAATTTTGGAATTCTCCACTGGAAGGAAATTTAATCCAGAGCCGGCTTATGGATTCTGTTGTATCTTCCGCTCATTCCATTCAATATCTGATCTTTGACCACTATGATCCGATTTTGAGTTCAGGATTTACACGAATAAATCATGCTTCGATTAGCGGTATTTATAATCGGCCTATAGATCCGGAAGGAAATATTCTATCCAGCATGCATAGAATAGAAATCTCAGAAGATGGAAATGAAGATATTTTAGATGATCCCACAATTGGAAAAGGAGGACTTCTTCACCACAAAACCATGATCTTAGATGATCTAGAAGTGCTCACCGGATCTTATAATTATTCTCTAAGCGCAAGAGATTCCAATCGTGAGATTCTTGTCCGAATGAATGATTCTAGAGTTGCCAGCAAATTTAAGGAAGAATGGAAGAATATTCGAAATAAAGCCAAACCTATAGAAGTCTATCCGTCGAATTTGCAGGTTAGTACGAGTAATGAATATAACTTCGATACTGAGAGTGAACAGATTTGTAAATCTCAGATTCAGCCTGAGGATCTATTTTTAGAGATCGGATTTGTTTGGTTTCGTTGGAATAATCTTTATAGATGGAAGGAAGAAACCTGTAAATCTATCTCAGAATATGAATCAATTAGTTCTCGTAATTTTGGTGGCAAAAGTGAATTTCCAAAGGATGGAGTGGAAGACCTAGGAATTCAATCATTCTCCAGATCGGGAAAACTGGAATTTTCCATACCAAAATCTGGGTCGATGGCTGCGTTTTATTCTGCGATTTTAAAACCTTCTGTTTTCTTGAGACCTTCTTATTTTCTAGGAACGGAAGGGGCCTGGATTTTTCAGAATGAATCTGAACTCGCTGGACTTCTCTTTGAAAGTTCTCCAAACCAAGTTTGGATTTTGGAACGAGGTAAACTTCCAAAGAAATTAGGAGTTTCCGTTGAAGAAGGAGTATATTATCTTTCTGAGAGTGTGGTATCCAACTCAGGTGTGATAATACTTGAATATGAGAACTTCGGGCTGTATTTCTGTTATAAGGCTATCAATTATAATCTAAACTGGCCAGAGCAGATCTTATTTGCAGCATTCAATTTCCGAGAAACTCTCAGTGTTTCCAAAGAATATTATAAATCAAACTTGGAATTTTTTGCTGAGCAAGGCTTTCCCAATCAAAGAAGAAAAAACTTATGCGTTATCTCTCTTTGA
- a CDS encoding endonuclease III domain-containing protein codes for MPRKSTSESKKRQSSPSFSATPEYVSRIYFLLRKEFGDVNSPLQYSKDYEFAISVILSAQCTDERVNQVTPILFSELPTLESIASAPLKKIEKLIYSTGFYKNKAKSVSGFANLLLNEYNGKLPKSIKELIKLPGIGRKTANVVLNEIHHISEGFVVDTHVKRVSKKLGLTKQTDPVKVEKDLMQNVQSEYWMDLSLYFIFLGRKYCKAHKTFCETCILRKECPSSTSPKD; via the coding sequence TTGCCCCGAAAAAGCACGTCGGAATCCAAAAAAAGGCAATCTAGTCCTTCTTTTTCCGCGACCCCTGAATATGTTTCTCGAATTTACTTCCTACTTAGGAAGGAATTCGGGGACGTAAATTCTCCTCTCCAATATTCCAAAGACTACGAATTTGCGATCTCGGTAATTCTTTCCGCTCAGTGTACTGACGAAAGAGTGAACCAGGTTACTCCTATTCTTTTCTCAGAGCTTCCTACATTGGAATCTATTGCTTCTGCTCCTTTGAAGAAGATAGAAAAGTTAATTTATTCTACTGGTTTTTATAAGAATAAGGCAAAGTCAGTTTCTGGTTTTGCGAACCTTCTTCTAAATGAATACAATGGCAAATTGCCTAAAAGTATCAAAGAACTGATCAAACTTCCGGGTATCGGAAGAAAAACAGCAAATGTTGTATTAAATGAGATCCACCATATTTCCGAAGGATTCGTGGTAGACACTCATGTTAAAAGAGTTTCTAAAAAGTTAGGTCTTACCAAACAAACAGATCCAGTAAAAGTGGAGAAGGACCTAATGCAAAATGTGCAATCTGAATACTGGATGGATCTGTCCTTGTATTTTATATTTTTAGGAAGAAAATACTGTAAGGCACATAAGACATTCTGTGAGACTTGTATTCTCAGAAAAGAATGTCCTTCTTCCACTTCACCCAAAGATTAG